The following are encoded in a window of Vespula vulgaris chromosome 8, iyVesVulg1.1, whole genome shotgun sequence genomic DNA:
- the LOC127065799 gene encoding uncharacterized protein LOC127065799, which translates to MYKVWVSVKEKERETEKSRSRASYLRDPRILGSALPPPPPPPPPPPPPPPPPPPPPPPPTPPPIPSPPPSPLPPPPPPPLTPPPPSPPPLPSPPLPSPPLPPPPKARSTERKSE; encoded by the exons atgtat aaggtATGGGTgagtgtaaaagagaaagaaagagagacagagaagagtCGAAGCCGCGCCTCCTACCTTCGGGATCCGCGTATCCTCGGTTCGGCactgccgccgccgccaccgccaccgccaccgccgccgccaccaccaccaccaccaccaccaccaccaccaccaccaacaccaccgccaataccatcaccaccaccatcgccactaccaccaccgccaccaccgccactGACACCGCCACCGCCGTCGCCGCCGCCACTGCCGTCGCCGCCACTGCCGTCGCCACCACTGCCGCCACCGCCGAAGGCACGgtcgacagagagaaagagtgagtga
- the LOC127065635 gene encoding myb-like protein AA has translation MATGLVKWWRARFLAGYKPFSVVGGNTEGSDSEELLGSVATPCTGSPPLPAESPQVTVDGTASPAPPAPGNDERPTSSTTKQLSFEEFECDVSVAEGDRRRQEFSFTLYDFDGHGKITKDDIAGLVTTIYDTLGRSIQVPPCGSKTIKVKLTVSPDQRAGQTRTTCPNSQQGPTTTTTTTTTTTTSLPANSPCCHVKHAASCTGGSHHHHSTTTQTHATHGSRKVPRRRRPIRHRCQTQQREAETHSEDDAENTRSSRVKQEELRRRVGPVPHLPSPYSNSSEGDVSDDSDTSPAFSPFTPLLSTNQRKRSGALQRQQLLEIIQANMEKNNLSFHTPRKRHQNEHVRVPSRSPHVEPTNVQTSNYNQSCRPPSESRQSTTTYHKPVRENSHHTVAFSKLPTKTRGNLRKTRGQHGIQQQQQQQQQQQQQQQQQQQQQQQQQQQQQQQQRNATLIITTGGTTTVAAPTTTTTTTTTQLSKSLGHQQQQQQQQQQQQPQQPQQQQHIIIQQQGQQQQQQQQLSAVRNIIGPTINNETQHLLGNRNIVNLIPNNNQQGQIINQSPMINNHNVQRQTTTTVDPSQYIQSQSQCGKASKKHQLKHATREQDQARAMAQVVRWLEREFSQNAAAATTGRRHVHEHIHHHYHHYHAEALV, from the exons ATGGCTACCGGATTGGTGAAGTGGTGGCGAGCAAGGTTCCTTGCGGGCTACAAACCTTTTTCTG TCGTCGGAGGGAATACCGAGGGCAGCGATTCGGAGGAACTGTTAGGGAGCGTCGCGACGCCCTGCACCGGTTCACCCCCGCTACCAGCGGAATCGCCACAGGTTACGGTCGATGGAACTGCCAGTCCGGCACCACCAGCTCCAGGAAATGACGAACGGCCTACCAGCAGTACGACGAAACAGCTCAGCTTCGAG GAATTCGAGTGCGACGTATCGGTTGCGGAGGGTGATCGAAGGAGGCAAGAGTTTTCATTTACGCTCTACGACTTCGACGGGCATGGAAAGATAACGAAGGACGATATAGCCGGTCTGGTTACAACCATTTACGACACTCTTGGTAGGTCCATCCAAGTGCCACCGTGCGGCAGTAAAACGATTAAGGTCAAGCTGACTGTATCGCCTGATCAGCGTGCCGGACAAACGCGTACCACCTGCCCGAATTCTCAGCAAGGGCCAACGACAACGACcactacgacgacgacaactacCACGAGTCTGCCGGCTAATTCGCCTTGCTGCCACGTCAAGCACGCGGCCTCGTGTACCGGTGGTAGTCATCATCATCACTCGACGACAACTCAGACGCATGCCACTCATGGCTCGCGCAAAGTTCCTAGAAGGAGAAGACCGATTCGGCATCGATGTCAG acGCAACAAAGAGAAGCAGAGACGCACAGCGAGGACGACGCCGAGAACACGCGAAGCAGCCGCGTGAAACAGGAAGAACTCCGTAGGAGGGTCGGCCCTGTTCCTCATTTACCATCGCCTTATTCGAACAGTTCGGAGGGTGATGTCAGCGACGACAGCGATACTTCGCCCGCTTTTTCTCCCTTCACGCCCTTACTCAGCACGAATCAACGAAAACGTAGCGGCGCACTTCAGAGGCAACAACTGTTAGAAATTATACAGGCAAACATGGAAAAGAACAATCTCAGTTTTCATACACCGAG GAAACGACATCAAAACGAACATGTACGCGTTCCATCTCGAAGCCCACATGTCGAGCCAACGAACGTTCAAACATCGAATTACAATCAAAGCTGTCGACCACCCTCGGAGTCTCGACAATCGACGACGACTTATCACAAACCGGTTCGGGAAAACTCCCATCACACGGTTGCATTTTCCAAATTACCAACGAAAACGCGAGGGAACTTGAGAAAGACGCGGGGGCAACACGGTatccaacaacaacaacagcagcagcaacaacaacaacaacaacaacagcaacaacaacaacaacaacagcagcagcagcaacaacagcagcagcaacaacgtAACGCAACGTTGATAATAACGACGGGAGGAACAACGACAGTTGCTGCACCaacaacgactacgacgactacaacGACGCAATTGTCAAAATCGTTGGgacatcaacaacaacaacaacaacaacaacaacaacaacaaccacaACAAccacaacagcaacaacatattattattcaacagcaaggacaacaacaacagcaacagcagcagttGTCAGCTGTTCGCAACATCATCGGTCCCACGATAAACAACGAAACTCAACATTTGTTAGGAAATCGCAACATCGTCAATCTTATACCAAATAACAATCAACAGGGtcaaattataaatcaaaGTCCGATGATAAATAATCACAATGTTCAGAGGCAAACGACAACAACAGTGGATCCAAGCCAATACATTCAATCACAATCTCAATGCGGTAAAGCTAGCAAGAAGCATCAATTGAAACACGCTACAAGAGAACAGGATCAAGCTAGAGCAATGGCGCAAGTCGTTCGCTGGCTCGAACGCGAATTTTCTCAAAACGCTGCCGCTGCTACTACCGGAAGGAGACACGTTCACGAGCAtattcatcatcattatcatcactATCACGCTGAGGCTCTCGTTTGA